GCGCTGGTGCTCAGTACGAGCGCCGCGAGCGTGACCAGCACTCCACCCGGTGAACTCCGCAGTTGCTTCATCATGGAGGTACCTCCTCGAGAACGCTGTCCTGGATGGACAAGGCTCCAAGGAGCAACTGCGATGCCAGGGAGGAGCCGAGGGGGCGGAGTGAAGCGGCTCACCAGCATTGTGGTGATTCACCATGGGAGCCCCGCCGCGAGGTGCACGCATGATGCAGAACACGGCGGAGGGGGTGGGGAGGCGTCGGACGAGAAATCCACGAGGACCTCGGGAGCGACGGGGCTTCCTGCTGCTCCCGGGCTGCCTCCTGAAAGGCCAGCCCTTGCTGCGCCTGCTGGAGCCGCTCAACGAGCAGACCAGGGCTGGCAACGTCCGGGACTCAGGCGCCCTCGAACTCGATCTTCGCCTGCTTCATGACGTGGTCCACCGCCAGGAGGTGCCAGGCCACCTGCTCGATACGGGCATGTTGCTGGGGCTCGGCCTTCAGGGAGGCAACGACCGCGGCCGGTGACAGCCCCTGGGATGCAGCCTCGTCGAACAGCAGCTTCTCCACGCGCTCGGGGGTGAGCGTCAGGTGGTCACGCTGGATGATCGCGCCCAGCGCCAGGGCGATGCGCAACCGGAACTGCATCTCCTGGCGCATCGACTCGTCCTGGAGCCATGTGTTGAGTGACTCCTCCTGCTCCTCGTCGGAGAAGTTCAGCTCGGCCACCGCGGCGCCCTCGGTGGCGCCCCAGCGCCGGCGGATCTCCTCGTCCACCACCTCGCGGGGAAGCTCCACCGCCGTACGCCGGGCCACCTCGGCCAGCACCAACTGTTGCGCCTGCAGCAGCAGCAGCTGGGTATGCTCCTCCTTCATCTGCGCGACGACGCTCTGGGTGGCCTCTTCGATGGTCTTGCCGCGGCCGAAGGCCTGGAGGAACCCGGGGCTGTCCAGCACCGGGTACGTCACCTCGCGCGCCGCCAGGATCTGAATCGGGAAGCGCGCGGAGGCGCCCCGGAGCGAAGCGACCGGGTAGTCGTCCGGCAGGGTGACGTCCGCCACGAGCCCCTTGACGGGCGCCTGACCCACGATGGCCTCGTACAGCCCGGGCAGCAGCGGCTCGGGCTCCATCAGCAGCCACTCCCTCGTCTTCACGCTGAAGGGGATGAGGCGCCCCTGGCAGTAGCCCGCCAGGTTGAGCAGCACCTCGTCTCCCCAGGCGAGCTTCTCGGTGGGCAGGCGCGCACGCTCGGTGGCCCAGGGGCGCGCCAGCTCGAGGAAGCGCTTGCGAACCTGGGCCGCCGTGAAGCCCTTGGGGGCAGGGACCTTGACGGCCAGTCCCTCCAACGAGGGGGCTTGCACCTGCGGCAGCTGCACCTGTCTGCCCTGCGCCGCCTTCTTCGCGGGGGAGACGTAGAGTGGAATATCGGAGGACTTCCAGCCGGAGAGGATTCTCGATGCGTTCTTCTTGGATTCCATTCCGTGCGCTCCCTGGCGTCGAGATTACCAGCCGCTGAAGAAGTTCTTGAAGCCTTCGGCGATGTCCTTCCCGATCTTCTCGAGAGCCGCGCCAGCTTGCTCGATGACGATCCCCACGACCGAGGAGACGGCGGAGATGACCGCCCCCACCTGGGACACGACGGGGATGTTGGTGGCGGCCAACACCGAGCCCGCGGCGGTGATGCCCGAGGTGACCTTCGCGGCGATGCTCGCGTTGGGGTCCGCGATGGTCTTGGCGGCGATCCCCACGTCCAGCGCGGCGGCGGCCACGTTGAGGCCCGGGGTGAAGCGGCCCACGGCCTTGGTGAGGGTGCCCACGCCCGTGGCGGCGGCGTCGGCGACCTTGGCGGCGGTACTCACGCCCGTGGTGGCGGCGTCGGCGGCCTTGGCGGCGGTGCTCGCGACCGTGGAGGCGGCGTCGGCGGCCTTGGTGGCGGTGCTCGCGACCGTGGTGGCGGCGTCGGCGGCCTTGGTGGCGGTGCTCGCGACCGTGGAGGCGGCGTCGGCGGCCTTGGCGGCCGTCTCGACCGTCTCGGCCGTCTTGAGCGCCGTGGTGCTCACATCACTCACGACGTCCGCGGACTTGGCCGCCTGGCTCAGCACGTCCACCTTGGTCAGGTCCGTGCCCGCGTCCACGGCGTCCGCGGCCTTGGTGGCGATGTCGCCGCTCAGCTTGCTGCTGTCGCCGATGGCCGTGGTGGCCGCCTTCTCGATGTTCACCAGGTTCGACTCGACGGCGGCGGCCATGGACACGGTACCCTTGGCGATGTCCAGCGCGCCCTTGGTGGTGTTCATCACCCCGCCAGCGATCTTGGACGCGTCACCCTCCCGGATGCCCTCGGCGGCTTCATTCACGCCGGAGTACATGCCGTAGACGCCGGTCCCCACGCCGACGCTGTTCAGCTTGAGGTTGTGCGTGCCCTTGGTGCCCGCGGCCAGCTCCTGGGTGGCCGTGTCCACCGCGCCCTTGTGCCAGTTCTTCGCCGCATCCTTGAGCCCGCTGAACGATTTGCCCGAGGAGGCAGCGGCGGAGAGCTTCGGGTCGGCCGCCGGGGCCTTGTCGAAACCGTCCTTCACCTGGGGGGGCTTGGACTCGATCCGCGGTGGCGCGGTGTTCGCGCGCTGGAGCTGCCGGGTGGACTCACGAGTCCTCACAGGGGAGGAATCGGCGCGGTGGAGGTTGGGACGGTGGCGGTAGTTGTTATCGACCTTGCTCATGGGAGGGTCCTGTGGGGTTGCGCGCGAGAGGGTGGAGGGGTTGCAGAAGTATCCGGGTAACCCTGGCGAGAGTTGTTTTCCAGGTACATTACGTCTGGCTATGGCTGTCATAGTGGAGGCCTATGGACCTGACGCACCTGCGCTACTTCCAGCTCACCGCCACCTGCCAAAGCATGTCCGCGGCCGCCAGGAAGCTCGGCATCAGCCAGCCCACGCTCACCGTGGCCATCCGCCAGCTCGAGAAGCATCTGGGCACCACGCTGTTCCTCCGCGAGCGCAAAGGCGTGCGCCTGACGAGCACGGGCGAGGTCCTCCTGCGCCACGCCACTCAGATCACCTCCCTGGTCGAGCACGCCGAGCAAGACGTCCGCGATCTGGAGTCCGACGAGGTGGGCAGCTTCGTCCTCGGCTGTCATGAAGCGCTCGGCGCGTACTTCCTCCCCGGCTTCATGCCCGCCTTCCTCCGGCACGCCCCCCGCATCGAGCTCAACCTGTGGAACGGCACGTCCCCCGCTGTCACGGAGGCCATCCTCGACCGGCGCGTGGACTTCGGGCTCGTGGTCAACACCCGCCCCCATCCCGAGCTGATCATCCTCCCGCTCTTCGAGGATGCCGTGGACTTCTTCGTCGCAGCTCCCCAGCCGGGTGAGCCCGAGGTGACGGAGGAGGAGGCGCACCGGCGCCTGCGCGTGGGCCCCCTCATCTTCGCGGCCCACATGGCCCAGTCCCAGAAGCTGCGCGATCAGCTCGCGGCGGAGAAGTTGCTCCCAGGCCGCATGCTGCCGTGTGGAGACCTCGAGCTGGTCAAGAGCCTCACCCTCGGCGGGCTAGGCGTTGGCATGCTGCCCCGGCGCGTGGCCGCCTATGGCCAGGAGGGCCGGCTGCGCAGGCTCCACCCCTCCCTGCCCTTCTTCCACGACGCCATCTCCCTCGTGTACCGCGCCGATGGCCACCGCACCCTGGCCGCGAAGCGACTCAAGGACGCCTTGGTCCGCTATGGCCGAGGCCTGGGTTTCTCCACGAGCTCTTAGGTCGGGTTCTTGAGCGAGGCCTGATACGCCTCGATCCTCGGTAGCAGGAGCTGCCGTCGCGACAGGCTCTCCGCGGGCCAGTGCTTCTCGCGCTCGTAGTACTCGGGCACGGCGGGGACGCCGGGCGGGAGCACCACCCAAGGCTGCTTGGACGCCGTGAAGATGTGGATGTCGGGCGGCAGCCTGTCCGGCTCATCGAGCGTCCCGACTCGCACGAACTTCACGAGCGGCCCGGCGCCCGCGTAGTGGCTCCAGACGGCGATGCGGCACTCGGGGCACCGGGCGATCCACTGCCCCTGGCCACTCTCCGAAGGAGTGCGGACGAGCGCGGGCTCGGCACTCAGGTTCGTCACCCGATCCGACTCGATCATGGCATTGAGAGCGAAGGAAGCGCCCGTCTCGCGCTGGCACCAGCGGCAATGGCAGCAATGCACGAAGAGCGGTCGGGTCTCCATGCGGTAGCGGATGAGGCGGCAATCACAGCCGCCTTCGAGCGGAAAGGGCGAGGTGTCGGTCATCGGTCGCGCATGGTACCCGGCGCGCTCTGGGCGGCAAGCCGGAGTCAGGCTCCGCCGCCCAGTGCGCGGTCCACCCGCAATCGGAGCGGCTGCGCGCCTGCGGCCGCTCGTGCGAGGCCCTGCAGTCGTCAGGCCCTGGTTTCGCGGCTCAGGGCGCGGGCGTGTGCGCGAGCTGCGCCTCGCGGAGGGCACGCGTGGGCGCCCCTGGCTCGTGGAGCGGGCCGCTGCCTGTCGGCCGGACAGGTTGCGAACTGGTATGACAAGCATACCAGTAGGCGGCGCTCTGGCCCGACACGGGCACCTCCCCGGCAGGCGGTGGGAGTTCGTAGGTGGTGTGTGCCTCGCGCACCGGGGCCCGAGGGTCGAGCAGCGGCTCATCGGCGGCCTTCCGCAGCGCCGCGAATCCTTTTCCGTGTGCCCTGGCTCTCAGACTCAGAGAGCATGATTTCTTCCCTCCTCTTTTCTCTCCAGGGGATGGCAAGGAGACTCATTCATGAAGATGGAAGCCTGGATGACGGGTGCGCTGCTGTTCCTCGGTGGATGCACGAAGCCGCCGACCGCGTCTGGCACCCCGAAGGTGGTGGACTCGCTGCCTCCCGAGCTCGTGGGGAAGGCCCAGGCCGCGGAAGGGGCGATGCAGGCGCTCCAGGTTCGCCTTTTCCAGCGCCTGACCCAGGAACTTGAGCGCGGGGGGCCTGCAGGCGCCGTCACCGTCTGCCGTGACGAGGCACAGGCCCTCACGGCCGAGGTGGCCAAGGAGCAGGGGATCGAGGTGGGGCGCACGAGCTACCGGCTGCGCAACCCGAAGAACGCGCCAAGGCCCTGGGCCGAGCCGTTCGTCACCGCCGCCGCCACCCGGAAGAGCTCGGAGGTGAAGCCGCTCTACGTAGACCTGGGGGACCGCC
This genomic stretch from Hyalangium gracile harbors:
- a CDS encoding LysR family transcriptional regulator, with amino-acid sequence MDLTHLRYFQLTATCQSMSAAARKLGISQPTLTVAIRQLEKHLGTTLFLRERKGVRLTSTGEVLLRHATQITSLVEHAEQDVRDLESDEVGSFVLGCHEALGAYFLPGFMPAFLRHAPRIELNLWNGTSPAVTEAILDRRVDFGLVVNTRPHPELIILPLFEDAVDFFVAAPQPGEPEVTEEEAHRRLRVGPLIFAAHMAQSQKLRDQLAAEKLLPGRMLPCGDLELVKSLTLGGLGVGMLPRRVAAYGQEGRLRRLHPSLPFFHDAISLVYRADGHRTLAAKRLKDALVRYGRGLGFSTSS
- a CDS encoding trigger factor, translated to MESKKNASRILSGWKSSDIPLYVSPAKKAAQGRQVQLPQVQAPSLEGLAVKVPAPKGFTAAQVRKRFLELARPWATERARLPTEKLAWGDEVLLNLAGYCQGRLIPFSVKTREWLLMEPEPLLPGLYEAIVGQAPVKGLVADVTLPDDYPVASLRGASARFPIQILAAREVTYPVLDSPGFLQAFGRGKTIEEATQSVVAQMKEEHTQLLLLQAQQLVLAEVARRTAVELPREVVDEEIRRRWGATEGAAVAELNFSDEEQEESLNTWLQDESMRQEMQFRLRIALALGAIIQRDHLTLTPERVEKLLFDEAASQGLSPAAVVASLKAEPQQHARIEQVAWHLLAVDHVMKQAKIEFEGA
- a CDS encoding GFA family protein produces the protein MTDTSPFPLEGGCDCRLIRYRMETRPLFVHCCHCRWCQRETGASFALNAMIESDRVTNLSAEPALVRTPSESGQGQWIARCPECRIAVWSHYAGAGPLVKFVRVGTLDEPDRLPPDIHIFTASKQPWVVLPPGVPAVPEYYEREKHWPAESLSRRQLLLPRIEAYQASLKNPT
- a CDS encoding Tll0287-like domain-containing protein, with the protein product MKMEAWMTGALLFLGGCTKPPTASGTPKVVDSLPPELVGKAQAAEGAMQALQVRLFQRLTQELERGGPAGAVTVCRDEAQALTAEVAKEQGIEVGRTSYRLRNPKNAPRPWAEPFVTAAATRKSSEVKPLYVDLGDRLGLLRPIPMGGVCMTCHGAPDSLPPEVVRVLKEGYPEDRAVGFAPGDVRGFFWAEVRK